A single genomic interval of Armigeres subalbatus isolate Guangzhou_Male chromosome 1, GZ_Asu_2, whole genome shotgun sequence harbors:
- the LOC134205847 gene encoding frataxin homolog, mitochondrial, which yields MSLLLSSFRHGTRNLPRCASVIYRTQNVRVGHRAALHASDGHQSNGIPRRYLSSMNPNDFIAVSLIDSVTFETVCSDTLESLCDYFELLVEDASFLKSADITYGDGVLTVNFGNPYGTYVINRQSPNRQIWLSSPTSGPKRYDFIPDKSKVNEGFWLYKHDGVSLHELLQKEIAPIVQKEVDFLSLPHSNRVGI from the exons ATGAGCCTTCTACTATCGAGTTTCCGGCACGGCACCCGGAATTTACCACGATGTGCCAGTGTTATCTACAGAACGCAAAACGTTAGAGTGGGTCACCGAGCTGCTCTGCACGCATCAGATGGACATCAATCAAACGGCATCCCTCGAAGGTACCTCAGTTCTATGAACCCAAACGATTTCATTGCGGTATCGCTCATCGACTCCGTCACTTTCGAGACGGTTTGCTCCGACACGTTAGAGTCGCTGTGCGACTATTTTGAACTCTTGGTGGAAGATGCCAGCTTCCTCAAATCAGCTGATATCACCTATGGG GACGGCGTACTTACGGTGAATTTCGGGAATCCTTACGGCACATACGTCATCAATCGGCAATCACCGAACCGCCAGATTTGGCTGAGTTCCCCGACAAGTGGCCCCAAGCGGTACGACTTCATTCCGGATAAGTCCAAGGTTAACGAGGGCTTCTGGCTTTACAAACACGACGGTGTCTCGCTACATGAGCTTCTACAGAAAGAAATCGCTCCAATAGTGCAGAAGGAAGTAGACTTCCTGTCGCTGCCGCACAGTAATCGAGTGGGTATTTAA
- the LOC134205846 gene encoding sesquipedalian-1, whose amino-acid sequence MMKINEKNLCMFATTPPVDLEGWLNKRGEINKSWQRRWFVLKGNLLFYFERKGDREPLGMIILEGCTVELAEEGEQYCFQIMFHGANNRTYYLSTESQSNMEQWMKALTCAGYDYMKLMVAELQRQLDEIEGCKEKTPEVTPLPAPKAPPRRQNPFNRPPPVEYASNAVCDPSAALPMATSHFSPQVTRKAPPPPVQQPPSTESIATSTSATSNSWNQTQPNNGTNGSGGVLNAVDLLPIVGDGTGTVEEYTFEQMHRQLGVPILADLKARKMAMEKSEQPLIMF is encoded by the exons ATGATGAAGATCAACGAGAAGAACCTGTGCATGTTTGCGACGACGCCCCCGGTGGATCTCGAGGGATGGCTCAACAAACGGGGCGAAATCAACAAAAGTTGGCAGCGGCGGTGGTTCGTGCTGAAGGGCAATCTGCTGTTCTATTTCGAGCGCAAGGGCGACCGCGAACCACTGGGGATGATCATCCTGGAAGGGTGTACAGTTG aattgGCGGAAGAAGGTGAACAGTACTGTTTCCAGATTATGTTCCACGGTGCGAACAACAGGACCTACTATCTCAGCACAGAATCGCAAAGCAACATGGAACAGTGGATGAAAGCGTTGACCTGCGCCGGCTATGACTACATGAAGCTGATGGTGGCCGAACTGCAGCGGCAGCTGGACGAAATAGAAGGATGCAAAGAGAAAACACCGGAGGTGACGCCCCTGCCGGCACCCAAAGCGCCCCCGCGGAGACAGAACCCATTCAATCGTCCGCCCCCCGTCGAGTATGCATCCAATGCAG TTTGCGACCCAAGTGCAGCGCTACCGATGGCAACATCGCACTTCTCTCCACAAGTAACGAGAAAGGCGCCACCACCACCGGTTCAGCAACCTCCATCGACGGAATCGATCGCCACTAGCACTAGTGCCACCAGCAACAGCTGGAATCAAACCCAACCTAACAATGGCACCAACGGCAGTGGAGGCGTGCTAAACGCGGTGGACTTGCTACCCATCGTCGGAGATGGGACCGGAACCGTAGAGGAATATACCTTCGAGCAAATGCATCGACAGCTCGGTGTACCGATCCTGGCGGACCTGAAGGCACGGAAAATGGCGATGGAGAAGAGCGAGCAACCACTCATCATGTTCTAG